A genomic segment from Mesoaciditoga lauensis cd-1655R = DSM 25116 encodes:
- a CDS encoding HU family DNA-binding protein, which translates to MNKKELVDQVSEETGYHKKEVKEILEGITEAVTKALEKGEKVQLVGFGTFEVSKRAAREGRNPQTGKKIKIAARKVPKFRPGKALKDKVQ; encoded by the coding sequence ATGAACAAGAAAGAATTGGTGGATCAAGTTTCCGAAGAAACGGGATACCACAAGAAGGAAGTTAAGGAAATTCTCGAAGGAATCACCGAAGCAGTCACGAAAGCTTTGGAAAAAGGAGAAAAAGTTCAACTCGTTGGATTTGGAACATTCGAGGTTTCCAAGAGAGCGGCAAGAGAGGGAAGAAATCCACAAACCGGCAAAAAGATAAAGATCGCCGCGAGGAAAGTTCCCAAATTCCGCCCAGGAAAAGCTTTGAAAGATAAGGTTCAATAA
- a CDS encoding RluA family pseudouridine synthase, giving the protein MKFYFQEITADRQEERLDKFLRRSYPEIRMAVLQKFIRSGKVVVDGTRIKDGSYRLKTGQRVLIKVPGNQDEIKQRYGRTPPEHIPLKMNLDVIYEDEYMLAINKPVGIPVQPGTKTFNSSIYNVLLSYNSEFYLVHRLDKYTSGVLLVSKKYEFTKELADLFQSHNLEKRYIALVYGLVKNDLKIKSDLDGKEAVTFARPIEFFNGYTLLEVEILTGRKHQIRRHLAFNETPIVGDDVYGNVEINKEFKKKYGLEGYFLHCSEMSFVHPKKKKNIIIKAPLPQKRKQILEALRK; this is encoded by the coding sequence ATGAAATTCTACTTTCAAGAAATAACAGCAGATCGCCAGGAAGAAAGATTGGATAAATTCTTACGGCGCTCTTATCCGGAAATAAGAATGGCCGTGCTTCAAAAATTTATACGCTCCGGCAAGGTGGTGGTGGACGGTACAAGGATAAAAGATGGTTCGTATCGCTTAAAAACTGGCCAAAGAGTTCTGATAAAAGTTCCAGGCAATCAAGATGAAATAAAACAAAGATACGGCAGGACGCCACCAGAACACATTCCCTTGAAAATGAATTTAGACGTTATATACGAAGATGAATACATGCTTGCCATAAACAAGCCGGTGGGTATACCAGTTCAACCGGGTACTAAGACGTTCAACAGTTCAATATACAACGTTCTTTTAAGCTACAATTCTGAATTTTACCTGGTACACAGGTTGGATAAATATACATCTGGAGTGTTGCTTGTTTCAAAAAAATACGAGTTTACCAAAGAGTTGGCCGATCTTTTCCAATCTCATAACTTAGAAAAGCGTTACATAGCCCTTGTTTATGGACTGGTTAAGAACGATCTTAAGATAAAATCTGATTTAGATGGCAAAGAAGCGGTTACCTTTGCCAGGCCAATTGAATTCTTCAACGGTTACACATTGCTGGAAGTTGAGATATTGACCGGCAGAAAGCACCAGATAAGAAGACATCTTGCCTTTAACGAAACTCCAATTGTTGGCGATGATGTGTATGGGAACGTTGAAATAAACAAAGAATTCAAGAAGAAATATGGCCTTGAAGGGTATTTCCTGCATTGTTCGGAAATGTCCTTCGTGCATCCAAAAAAGAAAAAGAACATAATCATAAAGGCGCCTTTGCCGCAAAAAAGAAAACAAATTTTGGAAGCTCTTAGAAAGTAA
- a CDS encoding phosphatase PAP2 family protein encodes MKRSFWKYLWISLILFAIGVVLGLGEKAGWFQYFNIATVKWASSLRNPHLNPYFIGVDKFAKTSYDIGVGLTIIVIFSLFKKWKEPLELLFSLIFAGISVEVLKLAFRVPRPHFSWLVNASSYSYPSGHSVGAIALYGLLAYMITKTKMPKSLSYTLSTILWIFAASILFDRLYVGVHWGMDVIGGAIIGFACLILAVGIVENMKKAKEVQENK; translated from the coding sequence TTGAAAAGAAGTTTTTGGAAGTATCTATGGATTTCCCTTATTTTATTCGCAATAGGAGTAGTGCTAGGATTGGGAGAAAAAGCGGGATGGTTCCAATATTTCAACATAGCAACCGTCAAATGGGCAAGCTCTTTGAGGAACCCTCACTTAAACCCATACTTTATAGGAGTGGATAAGTTTGCGAAGACTTCTTACGATATAGGAGTTGGCTTAACCATAATAGTCATCTTTTCCCTGTTTAAAAAATGGAAAGAACCACTAGAATTGCTTTTCTCTTTGATCTTTGCAGGAATATCCGTAGAGGTTTTAAAACTTGCTTTTAGAGTGCCACGCCCTCATTTTTCGTGGCTTGTAAATGCTTCCTCTTATTCTTATCCAAGTGGACATTCGGTAGGAGCCATCGCACTTTATGGCCTTTTGGCTTATATGATAACTAAAACAAAGATGCCTAAATCTCTATCATATACGCTTTCAACGATTTTATGGATCTTCGCCGCATCTATTTTGTTTGATAGATTGTACGTTGGCGTTCATTGGGGAATGGATGTAATCGGAGGAGCCATCATAGGATTTGCATGTTTGATATTGGCAGTCGGCATAGTTGAAAACATGAAAAAAGCAAAAGAAGTACAGGAAAACAAATGA
- a CDS encoding tagatose 1,6-diphosphate aldolase, which produces MKIGVGKFKGFMRISNDLGQFQMLALDQRNSLQKMITAQKGTVEDSDLVSVKRSILKTLSDKVSAVLVDGEYGFPSNLKYVSHKTGIILSAEKSGYVTDEKSSSRLSKLYREDVGVFAKKSGMDAVKLLVYWSDNASKEAKAHQTKIVEELGQVCLEEDILYILEILTYDVNNSDKEKAILNAMKVFSDERYKVDMFKVEPIVREAHFNLKREDVYDFSNGKPWVILSGGMDVEDFKDILKWNCQIGASGFLAGRVIWKEAPKYILSPELMDLHLKNTGIYNLELLKLNAAQATPFFKAPCFGGMENLELSL; this is translated from the coding sequence ATGAAAATAGGTGTGGGCAAATTCAAAGGATTTATGAGGATTTCAAACGATCTTGGCCAATTTCAAATGTTGGCTTTGGATCAAAGAAATTCCCTGCAAAAGATGATAACTGCCCAAAAGGGTACCGTTGAAGACTCAGATCTTGTGAGCGTGAAGAGATCGATATTAAAAACGTTATCGGATAAGGTTAGTGCCGTTCTTGTTGATGGAGAATATGGGTTCCCTTCTAATTTAAAGTACGTTTCACATAAAACAGGCATAATCTTGTCTGCCGAAAAGAGTGGATACGTTACAGACGAAAAGAGTTCATCCAGATTGAGCAAGCTTTATCGCGAAGATGTTGGAGTTTTTGCCAAGAAATCAGGAATGGACGCCGTTAAGCTCCTTGTTTATTGGTCAGATAACGCTTCTAAAGAGGCAAAAGCTCACCAGACGAAAATAGTTGAAGAGTTAGGGCAGGTTTGCTTGGAAGAAGATATTCTTTACATATTGGAAATACTCACGTATGATGTGAATAATTCGGATAAAGAGAAAGCCATACTAAACGCCATGAAAGTCTTCAGCGATGAAAGATACAAAGTGGACATGTTTAAAGTTGAACCAATAGTAAGAGAAGCTCACTTTAATTTAAAAAGAGAGGATGTTTACGATTTTTCGAACGGAAAGCCATGGGTTATTCTCAGTGGTGGAATGGATGTGGAAGATTTTAAAGACATACTAAAGTGGAATTGCCAAATTGGCGCTTCTGGATTTTTAGCCGGTCGAGTGATATGGAAAGAAGCTCCCAAGTACATTCTTAGTCCGGAGCTGATGGATTTACATTTGAAAAACACAGGAATTTACAATCTTGAGCTTTTAAAATTGAATGCGGCACAAGCAACACCGTTCTTTAAAGCCCCTTGCTTTGGTGGCATGGAGAATTTGGAACTGTCTCTGTGA
- a CDS encoding BadF/BadG/BcrA/BcrD ATPase family protein: protein MNYFLGVDGGGSKTYAIVVDENGKEVGHGISGSVDILNETKEEFKDHLFAAIHEALKKVDVDVKSISSACFGMPAVGDVEGIEKEITPFIEELKVSNFIVVNDVRVALEGAFPMKKGAILLAGTGAMVMAKDEKGDVSRIDGWGEHVGDLGSGYFIGQLILRRAFEEYDGRSSLTPILKMVKEFANVKELREILIHCKGSNVRKYIASFSKVACEAAKRNVEPAQEILDEAVHELVKSVKALGKIFEGEGSIPFSTAGGVFKCKYLFKKFKKEISALKNIILVEKEFEPHMGAVIMAARELLSEEKMQEFYQGLRR, encoded by the coding sequence ATGAACTATTTCTTGGGTGTCGATGGAGGCGGAAGCAAGACTTACGCGATTGTTGTCGATGAGAATGGAAAAGAAGTTGGACATGGCATTTCCGGTTCTGTCGATATACTTAACGAAACCAAAGAAGAGTTTAAAGATCATCTCTTTGCAGCGATTCATGAAGCTTTAAAAAAGGTAGATGTAGATGTTAAATCCATTTCTTCTGCGTGTTTTGGAATGCCTGCCGTTGGAGACGTTGAGGGGATAGAGAAAGAGATAACGCCATTTATAGAAGAACTAAAGGTATCCAACTTCATTGTGGTTAACGATGTAAGAGTGGCTCTTGAAGGGGCATTTCCCATGAAAAAAGGAGCTATTTTGCTGGCCGGCACTGGCGCAATGGTCATGGCAAAAGACGAAAAAGGTGATGTATCTAGAATCGATGGGTGGGGCGAGCACGTAGGAGATTTGGGAAGTGGATATTTTATAGGGCAACTTATTTTAAGAAGAGCCTTTGAAGAATATGATGGTCGTTCTTCGCTTACTCCTATTTTGAAGATGGTAAAAGAGTTCGCGAATGTTAAGGAGCTAAGAGAGATACTCATTCACTGTAAGGGTTCGAATGTTCGCAAATACATTGCAAGCTTTTCAAAAGTGGCATGTGAAGCTGCAAAAAGAAACGTAGAGCCAGCGCAAGAGATATTAGATGAGGCGGTTCATGAGCTTGTTAAGAGTGTTAAAGCTTTGGGGAAAATATTTGAAGGGGAAGGTTCAATACCTTTTTCCACAGCGGGTGGAGTATTTAAATGCAAATATCTTTTTAAAAAATTCAAAAAAGAAATAAGCGCTCTCAAAAACATAATCTTAGTTGAAAAGGAATTCGAACCCCACATGGGAGCTGTCATAATGGCCGCAAGAGAATTATTAAGTGAGGAGAAAATGCAGGAATTTTACCAAGGACTGAGGAGGTAA
- a CDS encoding SIS domain-containing protein translates to MSTIDEINAQPEKFEKLSERYSDLSKDLMKFFKDNQFSEVNFVGCGTSYNLAMGLSHQFRRLGKEKIPSRFFSGSEVAFGLKKLKKDGVLIGLSRSGESTETVSALEKAKKTFGVKTVGITCEKDSSITKVSDVSVALDFVDEKSVVMTQSFTSMAFFVSAFIRHFFNVDSQHEYLQVIPQLAGKLLKNASDFFDKFEFKEISHFVFLGYDEYFAASLEGVTKVTETSLSEVEAYQTLEYRHGPKSKVTQRSLICILSNEVLHEEEAKVAIELKGLGGNVINISKREMKDVKNMVIPYDFDDFGDWFLRVIPLQIIGVKKAFEKGLNPDKPKNLTRVVKF, encoded by the coding sequence ATGTCAACAATTGATGAAATAAATGCTCAGCCTGAAAAATTCGAAAAGCTCTCAGAGAGATACTCAGATCTTTCGAAAGATCTCATGAAATTCTTTAAGGATAATCAATTTTCAGAGGTTAATTTTGTGGGATGCGGAACTTCTTACAACCTTGCAATGGGGTTATCGCATCAATTTAGGAGGCTTGGAAAGGAAAAGATCCCTTCAAGATTTTTTAGCGGTTCCGAAGTGGCTTTTGGATTAAAAAAGTTGAAAAAAGACGGCGTACTCATAGGTCTATCCAGATCTGGTGAATCAACGGAAACGGTTTCGGCGCTGGAAAAGGCAAAAAAAACTTTTGGTGTTAAAACGGTGGGAATCACGTGTGAAAAGGATAGCTCTATAACAAAAGTGAGCGATGTATCAGTGGCCCTGGATTTCGTTGATGAAAAATCTGTGGTTATGACGCAGTCGTTTACTTCCATGGCTTTTTTCGTTTCTGCCTTTATTCGCCACTTCTTCAATGTAGATAGCCAACATGAGTATTTGCAAGTTATTCCTCAACTTGCAGGCAAGCTTTTAAAAAATGCAAGCGATTTTTTCGACAAATTTGAATTTAAAGAGATCAGTCATTTTGTCTTTCTTGGTTACGATGAGTATTTCGCCGCTTCTTTAGAAGGAGTCACAAAAGTGACGGAGACTTCTCTATCCGAGGTGGAAGCGTATCAAACCCTCGAATATCGTCATGGACCAAAATCAAAAGTAACACAACGAAGTTTGATATGCATATTGTCAAATGAAGTGCTTCATGAAGAGGAGGCAAAAGTAGCAATCGAGCTAAAAGGATTGGGAGGAAATGTGATAAACATTTCCAAACGTGAAATGAAAGACGTTAAAAATATGGTGATCCCATACGATTTTGACGATTTTGGCGATTGGTTCTTACGTGTTATTCCCTTGCAAATCATAGGCGTAAAAAAGGCCTTTGAAAAAGGACTGAATCCGGACAAGCCCAAGAATCTTACAAGGGTAGTGAAATTTTGA
- the hrcA gene encoding heat-inducible transcriptional repressor HrcA, with the protein MLNNRQKKVLFCVVNEYIQNRKPVSSSRILESTDISYSSATIRNDLKKLEYLGYVRHIHTSSGKVPTDKGYRFYIDSISELIENMNNSKDMNAFTEYPQLNVSTIINHAALLLSRTLPVVSVITKPRTDTLKIEAIRLHKTSDDYITVVLITEIGMIDTQTVLEKMDENSLKSVEKFLNVSLVGRTIEDIKGSLEDSDVLRKWKGTSVESVFDILKSIIEESSSETYVVRGLENLISDDLIEQKSLRRFVLTLESPKRFYTFLEGFGKVNEPSVFVGSEHPQIGMDDFSSFIAPYKVNKETVGFVLTIGAKAIDYQKAISTTRYVGNRLTEMFTFLSRLGRIKK; encoded by the coding sequence ATGCTGAATAATCGACAGAAAAAAGTTTTGTTTTGCGTTGTTAACGAATACATCCAAAATCGAAAACCGGTTAGTTCATCCAGAATTCTAGAAAGCACTGATATTTCTTACAGCAGTGCTACCATTCGTAATGATCTGAAAAAACTCGAATACCTGGGATATGTTCGTCATATCCATACCTCATCCGGAAAAGTTCCAACTGATAAGGGATACCGTTTTTACATAGATTCAATTTCAGAACTGATCGAAAACATGAACAATTCAAAAGACATGAATGCTTTTACGGAATATCCGCAACTCAACGTGAGCACGATCATAAACCATGCAGCTTTGCTGCTCTCGCGAACTTTACCAGTTGTCAGCGTGATAACCAAACCACGGACTGACACGTTAAAAATAGAGGCCATACGGCTTCATAAGACCTCGGATGATTATATCACAGTGGTGTTAATAACCGAAATAGGAATGATAGACACTCAAACTGTTCTCGAAAAAATGGATGAAAATTCCTTAAAGAGCGTTGAGAAATTTTTAAACGTTTCTCTTGTAGGAAGGACAATTGAAGATATAAAGGGAAGTCTTGAAGATTCTGACGTTTTAAGAAAGTGGAAAGGAACGAGTGTTGAAAGCGTTTTCGATATCTTGAAAAGCATAATAGAGGAATCAAGTTCTGAAACGTATGTGGTAAGGGGTCTGGAGAATTTGATTTCCGATGATCTTATAGAACAGAAAAGCTTAAGAAGATTTGTCTTAACTTTGGAATCTCCGAAGAGGTTCTATACATTCTTAGAAGGTTTTGGAAAGGTAAATGAACCTTCAGTATTCGTGGGAAGTGAACATCCTCAAATTGGAATGGACGATTTTTCATCATTTATAGCACCTTATAAGGTAAACAAGGAGACGGTCGGCTTTGTGCTGACAATTGGAGCAAAAGCCATAGATTACCAAAAAGCCATATCCACAACAAGGTACGTGGGAAACCGTCTAACGGAAATGTTCACGTTCCTTTCAAGACTCGGGAGAATTAAAAAATAA
- the dnaJ gene encoding molecular chaperone DnaJ, whose amino-acid sequence MAKKDYYEVLGVSRNASTEEIKKAYKDLVKKWHPDLHKDDKEQAEEKFKEIREAYEVLSDPQKRAQYDKFGYVGHPSGGTSQGWSGGGNPFGDSPFGGGLFDDLEDIFGTFFGQETRTHRGASRARQTKGEDIYTTVWIDVKDALYGTEKEVEYTRYETCEACHGTGAKNGTAFKTCPKCHGTGVITVQQRTLFGVMTTQTTCDMCGGTGKIITEKCPVCGGRGKVIKKRKIKVKIPAGVEDGGRMRVANGGHVGDNNGPYGDLFIIIKIKGMPSNLKREGTNVYSEVNISFVQAALGDTIEIDGIEGKELLDIPAGTQPGTLFRLKGKGFPTVNGRRRGDHVVKINVVIPKSLTSEQEELLRKYAEVSGEDIKKKKKSFFHR is encoded by the coding sequence ATGGCGAAGAAAGATTATTATGAGGTTTTAGGGGTATCTCGAAACGCTTCCACTGAAGAGATCAAAAAAGCGTACAAAGATTTGGTTAAAAAGTGGCATCCAGATCTTCATAAAGATGACAAAGAGCAAGCTGAAGAAAAATTCAAAGAGATAAGGGAAGCGTACGAGGTGCTATCGGATCCTCAAAAACGTGCACAATACGATAAATTTGGATACGTTGGTCATCCAAGTGGCGGAACGTCCCAGGGATGGAGCGGAGGAGGAAATCCCTTTGGGGATAGTCCCTTCGGTGGAGGATTATTTGATGATCTGGAAGACATATTTGGAACTTTTTTCGGCCAAGAAACCAGAACCCACCGTGGAGCGTCTAGAGCACGTCAAACAAAAGGCGAAGATATATACACAACCGTTTGGATAGATGTTAAGGATGCTCTGTACGGCACGGAGAAGGAAGTCGAATACACCAGATATGAAACTTGTGAAGCATGCCATGGAACGGGTGCAAAAAACGGGACGGCTTTTAAAACGTGTCCAAAATGCCATGGAACGGGTGTGATAACCGTCCAGCAACGAACTCTATTTGGCGTGATGACAACACAAACAACTTGTGACATGTGTGGCGGTACGGGAAAGATAATAACTGAAAAATGCCCTGTCTGCGGCGGACGCGGTAAAGTCATCAAAAAGAGGAAGATAAAAGTAAAAATTCCCGCCGGCGTCGAAGATGGCGGAAGAATGAGGGTTGCAAACGGTGGCCATGTTGGGGATAACAACGGTCCATATGGGGACCTTTTCATAATAATCAAAATAAAGGGAATGCCATCGAACCTCAAAAGAGAAGGAACAAACGTTTACAGCGAAGTAAACATTTCTTTCGTCCAGGCAGCTTTAGGAGATACCATAGAGATAGACGGCATCGAAGGAAAAGAATTGTTGGATATTCCCGCTGGCACGCAACCGGGAACTTTGTTCCGCCTGAAAGGAAAAGGATTTCCCACCGTTAATGGAAGGCGGAGAGGAGATCACGTTGTAAAAATAAACGTCGTAATTCCGAAATCTCTTACAAGTGAACAAGAAGAGCTTTTAAGAAAATACGCGGAAGTTTCCGGAGAAGACATAAAGAAAAAGAAGAAAAGTTTTTTTCATAGATAA
- a CDS encoding peptidoglycan DD-metalloendopeptidase family protein, whose translation MKRLLSFLMLLSFLSTFYMGYVLRYYTIKKGDTLSVIAQKLNASVSSILDINLMIDADKIYAGEKIMYVKPDGVFQTINKNQALWYIAAEYFTTIKDILSNNSIKNPNLIFPGQKIFIPLNIMCKTSNKKTGVIWPVFGEITSPYGWRINPITHKKEFHAGVDIGAPEGTPVFSAIRGVVTYAGWYGGYGNMIQIFDGHMLTRYGHLSKIDCYVGEHVKQGMLIGRIGSTGLSTGPHLHFEIRIKGTPYNPLGYLPYAYWSGEGKKTPTPFQEGMGY comes from the coding sequence TTGAAGAGATTGCTCTCTTTTTTAATGTTGTTATCGTTTTTATCAACTTTCTACATGGGGTATGTTCTTCGTTATTACACTATAAAAAAGGGAGATACTTTAAGCGTAATAGCTCAAAAATTGAATGCATCGGTAAGCTCCATACTTGACATAAACCTGATGATAGATGCCGATAAAATTTACGCTGGCGAGAAAATAATGTACGTAAAGCCTGATGGAGTCTTTCAAACGATAAACAAGAATCAAGCTTTGTGGTACATAGCCGCGGAATATTTCACAACGATCAAAGATATCTTATCCAACAACAGCATTAAAAATCCGAATTTGATCTTTCCGGGACAAAAGATCTTCATCCCTTTAAATATCATGTGCAAAACTTCCAACAAAAAAACGGGCGTTATTTGGCCCGTGTTTGGAGAGATCACATCTCCATACGGTTGGAGGATAAACCCAATTACACATAAAAAAGAATTTCACGCCGGTGTGGATATCGGTGCTCCAGAAGGTACGCCTGTTTTTTCAGCTATAAGAGGAGTTGTGACGTATGCAGGATGGTATGGTGGGTATGGAAATATGATTCAAATTTTCGACGGCCATATGCTTACAAGATATGGGCATCTTTCTAAAATAGACTGTTACGTTGGCGAACACGTCAAACAAGGAATGTTAATAGGAAGAATAGGTTCAACGGGTTTGAGCACAGGCCCTCACCTTCATTTTGAAATAAGAATAAAAGGAACGCCTTACAATCCATTGGGATATTTGCCCTATGCGTATTGGTCCGGAGAAGGTAAAAAAACACCCACTCCTTTCCAAGAAGGAATGGGCTATTGA
- a CDS encoding bifunctional ADP-dependent NAD(P)H-hydrate dehydratase/NAD(P)H-hydrate epimerase, whose translation MRIVSKEEMRALEIENTSKYGVDGWLMMEHAAISLFLAVEDEISPLYGKNILVVAGKGNNGGDAMASARNFIEAGANVEVLLAFGEPTGNLPQKHLDILKKIGVKIEKYDPSKKEKVKNMIESADVVLDGILGTGASNLVSDDLKALMELINENSRYTVSVDLPSGVESNTGKILGQSIHADMTVTFGMLKRGMLFYPAKELCGKIKIGKIGFPPRLLDEIDLQGELITFNDAKRYLPRRPRLSHKGTFGRVAIIAGSSKYTGAPVLTVSGALRVGAGLVTVGVPAPFNTIVTSVMPESISFPLPATQDGFLAVNARQSIEALLEKADVLAMGPGLGTNFETGEVVKWVISTFDKPLILDADALNLLAKDIDNVEFSDKVAITPHPGEFSRLISKDVKDILSNPVKYALDFATQKNIYVLLKGATTVIATPQGKYFLNVTGNSGLATGGSGDVLTGMIAGLVAQGVSIEDALKLAAYVHGRCAEVYAENNNEASLIPQDLVDSIPKVLKELASV comes from the coding sequence ATGAGAATAGTAAGTAAAGAGGAAATGAGGGCTTTGGAAATAGAAAACACAAGCAAATACGGTGTGGATGGATGGCTGATGATGGAACATGCGGCAATCTCTCTCTTTTTGGCCGTTGAAGATGAAATCTCTCCTCTTTATGGGAAAAACATTCTTGTGGTTGCGGGTAAAGGAAACAACGGTGGAGATGCGATGGCATCTGCGAGAAATTTCATAGAGGCTGGCGCGAACGTTGAAGTTTTGCTTGCTTTTGGAGAACCTACTGGAAATTTGCCCCAAAAACACTTGGACATCTTGAAAAAGATAGGTGTGAAAATTGAGAAATACGATCCTTCAAAAAAAGAAAAAGTAAAGAACATGATTGAAAGTGCAGACGTGGTTTTGGATGGGATTTTGGGTACAGGAGCATCGAACTTGGTTTCCGATGATCTCAAAGCTTTGATGGAACTGATCAACGAGAATTCCCGATACACCGTTTCTGTCGATTTACCCAGCGGTGTTGAGAGCAACACTGGCAAAATATTGGGGCAAAGCATTCATGCCGATATGACTGTAACTTTTGGAATGTTGAAAAGAGGGATGCTTTTCTACCCTGCCAAAGAATTGTGCGGAAAAATAAAGATAGGGAAGATAGGATTTCCTCCTCGTCTGCTGGATGAAATAGATTTACAGGGAGAACTTATAACTTTTAACGATGCAAAGAGATATCTACCTAGGCGACCACGGTTATCTCATAAAGGAACATTCGGGAGAGTTGCGATAATAGCCGGATCAAGCAAGTATACCGGCGCACCGGTTCTAACCGTTTCGGGCGCTTTGAGAGTGGGAGCCGGTCTTGTAACCGTTGGCGTTCCTGCACCTTTTAATACCATCGTCACATCCGTCATGCCGGAATCCATATCTTTTCCGCTTCCGGCCACTCAGGATGGATTTCTTGCTGTAAATGCCAGGCAAAGCATAGAAGCGTTGTTAGAAAAAGCCGATGTGTTGGCAATGGGACCTGGTCTTGGAACCAATTTTGAAACAGGAGAAGTGGTGAAATGGGTGATATCCACTTTTGATAAACCGTTAATTTTAGATGCTGATGCTTTAAATTTATTGGCAAAGGACATAGATAACGTGGAATTTTCGGATAAAGTGGCTATAACTCCCCATCCAGGTGAATTCTCAAGACTCATTTCGAAAGATGTGAAAGATATACTGTCCAATCCTGTTAAGTATGCATTGGATTTTGCCACCCAGAAAAATATTTACGTTTTGCTTAAAGGAGCAACCACAGTTATCGCCACACCACAAGGAAAGTACTTTTTAAACGTTACCGGCAACAGTGGACTGGCCACGGGTGGAAGCGGCGACGTGTTAACCGGAATGATCGCCGGACTTGTGGCACAAGGTGTAAGTATAGAGGATGCCTTGAAATTAGCGGCCTACGTTCACGGTCGATGCGCTGAGGTATATGCAGAAAATAACAACGAGGCCTCTCTTATTCCACAAGACCTCGTTGATAGCATTCCAAAAGTTCTAAAAGAATTAGCTTCTGTTTAA
- a CDS encoding nucleotide exchange factor GrpE, with protein sequence MSEKKERKDEISKVSDKEKKEKKQHKTKNPHEEKEKELEDCLKRAKELEDYAKRSKAALENARREKDEEIRNAMDYANKNIVEKLVYVLDDMERLLNNFEDKKSLEYDALTIIYNKFKDVLVSEGLKEIKSEGKFDPFDHDAVERVESSEHEDWDIVEVVQKGYKFRSRLIRPAKVKVAVHSHSNVSNKNNKNGDEKKDSKKDGD encoded by the coding sequence ATGAGCGAAAAAAAAGAAAGAAAGGATGAAATTTCAAAAGTTTCAGATAAAGAAAAAAAAGAAAAAAAACAGCATAAAACAAAAAATCCTCATGAAGAAAAGGAAAAGGAGCTTGAAGATTGTTTAAAAAGAGCGAAAGAACTCGAAGATTATGCAAAGAGAAGCAAAGCAGCACTTGAAAATGCTAGAAGGGAAAAAGATGAAGAAATAAGAAATGCCATGGATTATGCAAACAAAAATATCGTTGAAAAACTTGTTTACGTTCTTGATGATATGGAACGACTTCTGAATAATTTTGAAGATAAAAAATCGTTGGAGTACGATGCGTTGACGATCATATACAACAAGTTCAAAGATGTACTCGTTTCGGAAGGGCTGAAAGAAATAAAAAGTGAGGGGAAATTCGATCCTTTTGATCATGATGCCGTTGAAAGGGTTGAAAGTTCAGAGCATGAAGATTGGGACATAGTTGAAGTGGTGCAAAAGGGATATAAATTCCGTTCAAGACTTATAAGGCCGGCTAAGGTTAAAGTCGCCGTTCATAGCCATTCCAACGTATCCAACAAAAACAACAAGAACGGTGATGAGAAAAAAGACAGTAAAAAAGATGGTGACTGA